Proteins encoded together in one uncultured Desulfosarcina sp. window:
- a CDS encoding GNAT family N-acetyltransferase, whose product MDLNTACPDKLVNAEAAVSKIKNGCRVFIGTGCGEPQHLIRTMVEDLNMQDIMVYQMLSSTFARYVDDPRFLRRFSLKLFFISSSMRKAAFEGKIDYIPTYLSQIPRYFANRRIGLDVALIQVSPPDRFGYCSLGVSVDITRAGMQNAKLVIAQVNPRMPRTGGDSFVHIDDIDFFVKYEEPLVEALPSIKDKETASRIGFYVNQLVDDGATLQIGFGHLPYAILQTLTNKNDLGIHTQLITDGFLPLFESKVINNKKKTLLPGRTVASLAMGSEKLYRYLDKNPIFYFRSSEFVNDPTVIARNDNLISISSALEVDLTGQVCSDSMGHLFYSGIGDQVDFLRGSAMSKGGFSVIALPSTAQNGTVSRIVPHLSEGAGVATTRGDVNFVVTEYGIAELSGKSIYQRVMELAQIAHPKFREELIDVAKSRHYIFADQLPPSQDDLIFIEGYKNSMTLRDGKTVEFRPLLPSDEFAYRNFFYSLREETIYFRFFYKMKLFSHEVVQKQWASVDYRKNMSMIGQVRIGGHQELVAIGSYAEESDTCAEVAFVVREDFQGMGIASFLLADLERIAKENHFTSFSASVLRENTAMIHVFKKRYHNAKTSVSGGSDVNIHMDFSDAVEYDPTKSASPGDADACVCQEPAADS is encoded by the coding sequence CGGCTGCCGGGTATTCATCGGCACCGGATGCGGTGAACCCCAGCATCTGATTCGAACCATGGTGGAAGACCTGAACATGCAGGACATCATGGTCTACCAGATGCTGTCATCAACCTTTGCCCGTTATGTAGACGACCCCCGATTCCTGCGCCGCTTCTCGCTCAAACTCTTTTTCATCAGCAGTTCCATGCGAAAAGCGGCGTTCGAGGGTAAAATCGACTATATCCCCACCTACCTGTCCCAGATTCCCCGATATTTCGCCAACAGGCGGATCGGCCTGGATGTGGCCCTGATCCAGGTAAGCCCGCCGGATCGCTTTGGCTACTGCAGCCTTGGGGTCTCCGTGGACATCACCCGGGCAGGCATGCAGAATGCCAAGCTGGTAATCGCCCAGGTCAACCCCCGCATGCCCCGAACCGGCGGCGACAGCTTTGTTCACATCGACGACATCGATTTTTTCGTGAAATACGAAGAGCCCCTGGTCGAGGCCCTGCCCAGCATCAAGGACAAGGAGACCGCCAGCCGCATCGGTTTTTACGTCAACCAGCTGGTGGACGACGGGGCCACTTTGCAGATCGGTTTCGGTCATCTGCCCTATGCCATTTTGCAGACCCTGACCAACAAAAACGACCTTGGCATCCACACCCAGTTGATCACCGACGGTTTTCTGCCGCTGTTCGAGAGTAAAGTCATCAACAACAAGAAAAAGACCCTGCTGCCCGGACGGACCGTGGCTTCTCTGGCCATGGGATCGGAAAAGCTGTACCGGTATCTGGACAAAAACCCGATCTTCTATTTCCGGTCGTCGGAGTTCGTCAACGACCCCACGGTGATCGCCAGGAACGACAACCTGATCTCCATCAGTTCGGCCCTGGAGGTGGATCTGACCGGCCAGGTGTGCAGCGACTCCATGGGGCACCTGTTTTACAGCGGCATCGGCGACCAGGTCGATTTTCTGCGCGGCAGTGCCATGTCCAAGGGGGGATTTTCCGTCATCGCCCTGCCCTCCACGGCCCAGAACGGCACGGTATCGAGAATCGTCCCCCATCTGAGCGAAGGCGCCGGTGTAGCCACCACCCGCGGCGATGTCAACTTTGTCGTCACCGAATACGGAATCGCCGAACTTTCCGGCAAAAGCATCTACCAGCGTGTCATGGAACTGGCCCAGATCGCCCACCCCAAATTCAGGGAGGAACTCATCGACGTGGCCAAGAGCCGCCACTACATCTTCGCCGATCAGCTGCCGCCGTCCCAGGACGACCTGATTTTCATCGAAGGCTATAAAAACAGCATGACCCTGAGAGACGGCAAAACCGTGGAATTTCGACCGCTTCTGCCGTCGGACGAGTTCGCCTACCGCAATTTTTTCTACTCCCTTCGCGAAGAGACCATTTACTTCCGGTTCTTTTATAAAATGAAGCTGTTTTCCCACGAGGTCGTTCAGAAACAGTGGGCCAGCGTGGACTATCGCAAAAACATGTCCATGATCGGGCAGGTACGCATCGGCGGGCATCAGGAACTGGTGGCCATCGGATCCTATGCCGAGGAAAGCGACACCTGTGCGGAGGTGGCGTTCGTGGTCCGCGAAGACTTCCAGGGCATGGGCATCGCCTCTTTCCTTCTGGCGGATCTGGAGCGCATCGCCAAGGAGAACCACTTCACCTCTTTCTCGGCTTCCGTGCTGCGGGAGAATACCGCCATGATCCACGTCTTCAAAAAACGCTACCACAATGCGAAAACCAGCGTCAGCGGCGGCAGTGACGTGAATATCCACATGGATTTCAGCGATGCCGTGGAGTATGACCCCACAAAATCCGCAAGCCCGGGCGATGCGGACGCCTGCGTCTGTCAGGAGCCGGCTGCGGATTCGTAA
- the gtfA gene encoding sucrose phosphorylase — MPLKNQVQLIVYPDSLGSDLVELHYVLRRYLSSAIGGVHLLPFYPSSADRGFAPLTYDAVDPAFGTWRDINLIGREFDLIIDFMVNHISRMSDYFQDYFEKGAESEYADMFLSFNKLSPTGEISEADLALVYTRKPRPPYTIIQRADGSKEKVWCTFDYEQIDLDWNSPKTHEVMRRYLINLSRTPAKMIRMDAFAYSTLKLGTNCFFLEPQVWELLEWLQDYVSPFGVEILPEVHEHYSYHRKISDHGYWTYDFSLPMLVLHTLYHHTSRSLRQWLAICPRKQVTTLDTHDGIGVVDVADLLTPEELQRTLDGLDEKGANTRKIFSGPEYENLDVYQVNCTYFSALECNENAYIAARAIQFFTPGIPQVYYVGLLAGENDIELVKQTKNGRDINRHNYTIDEIRSEMQKPVVGRLLRLMEFRSNYPAFDGQFAIEDAPDDEIRLSWFQDTCRAILHIDLRSYVTRITYYDEKVGTMTEFTA, encoded by the coding sequence ATGCCTCTTAAAAACCAAGTTCAACTGATCGTCTATCCCGACAGCCTGGGCAGCGACCTTGTCGAACTGCACTATGTGCTGCGGCGGTACCTGAGCAGTGCCATCGGCGGCGTTCACCTGCTGCCGTTTTATCCTTCTTCCGCCGACAGGGGGTTTGCGCCTTTAACTTACGACGCGGTCGATCCGGCATTCGGAACCTGGCGCGATATCAATCTCATCGGAAGGGAATTCGACCTGATCATCGATTTCATGGTCAACCACATTTCCAGGATGTCTGACTATTTCCAGGATTATTTTGAAAAGGGGGCGGAGTCGGAATATGCCGATATGTTCTTAAGCTTCAACAAACTCAGCCCCACCGGCGAAATCAGCGAAGCCGATTTGGCCCTGGTGTACACCCGCAAACCCAGACCGCCCTATACGATCATCCAACGGGCCGACGGCTCAAAAGAGAAAGTCTGGTGCACCTTCGATTACGAGCAGATCGATCTGGACTGGAACTCTCCCAAAACTCATGAGGTGATGCGGCGTTACTTGATCAACCTGTCGCGCACTCCGGCCAAAATGATTCGCATGGACGCCTTTGCCTATTCCACCCTGAAGCTGGGCACCAATTGCTTTTTTCTGGAGCCCCAGGTGTGGGAATTGCTGGAATGGCTGCAGGATTATGTTTCGCCCTTCGGCGTGGAGATCCTGCCCGAAGTCCACGAGCACTACAGCTACCATCGCAAAATTTCCGACCATGGATACTGGACCTACGACTTCTCGTTGCCCATGCTGGTCCTGCACACCCTGTACCATCATACCAGCCGGTCCTTGAGGCAGTGGCTGGCCATCTGCCCCCGCAAGCAGGTCACCACCCTGGATACCCACGACGGCATCGGGGTGGTGGACGTCGCGGATTTGCTGACGCCTGAAGAACTCCAGCGGACCCTGGACGGCCTGGACGAAAAGGGCGCCAACACCCGCAAAATTTTCTCCGGGCCCGAATATGAGAATCTGGACGTCTACCAGGTCAACTGCACCTATTTCTCGGCCCTGGAGTGCAACGAAAACGCCTACATCGCGGCCCGGGCCATTCAATTCTTTACCCCGGGGATTCCTCAGGTGTACTACGTGGGGCTGCTGGCCGGCGAAAATGACATCGAGCTGGTAAAACAGACCAAAAATGGCCGCGACATCAATCGGCACAACTACACGATCGACGAGATCCGCAGCGAAATGCAAAAACCGGTGGTCGGCCGTCTGTTGCGGCTCATGGAGTTTCGGAGCAACTATCCGGCTTTCGACGGGCAATTCGCCATCGAAGACGCGCCCGACGACGAGATCCGGCTCTCGTGGTTCCAGGATACCTGCCGGGCGATCCTGCACATCGATTTGCGGAGCTATGTTACCCGGATCACCTACTATGACGAAAAGGTGGGGACAATGACCGAGTTCACCGCTTGA
- a CDS encoding HAD-IIB family hydrolase has product MAAKRPYIQFFSLHGLIRSKNLEMGRDADTGGQVKYVIELAENLSQREDIGRVDLFTRLIADKRVSSDYSAPIEPVNDKFRIVRIQCGGRKYLRKERLWPHLEEYVDKTIKFIKRNDSIPDIVHGHYPDAGYVAMQLADILGLPFVYTGHSLGRAKKARLSDQGMSETEMIRRFKIDQRIDTEEQILVRADRVVTSTLHEIDEQYGLYHNKDVPEYQVIPPGIDIDTFYPYYHDTEDDTERSEMSRYARASMLKELNRFFMNPEKPLILALSRPDKRKNIDGLVEAYGMDLELQSMANLAIFAGLRKDIDAMAENEKEVLTQMLLDMDKYDLYGKMAIPKKHDFEYEVPALYRIAAEKGGVFINPALTEPFGLTLLEASASGVPIVATNDGGPNDIVRNCKNGVLVDVRDLSRISGALRKIIADRALWDRYSRNGILNVRKHYTWQSHAAAYAETIGSLIGDGQKADLKTANPTDALGKWLIRLDRFLITDIDNTLIGDDNTRLAELIDFLERHRDRIGFGVATGRTSDSARKILKEYGVPRPDVIICSVGSALFYGDKTKPTPGWASHIANRWNREKIIELLDDIDFLEFQEEENQKRFKVSYYMDPGKDRLAAVHDRLLAHRCRYNLIYSHDRYLDILPFRASKGKAIRYLSYRWEIPLRNFLVCGDSGNDEEMLRGEPRAVVVSNYSHELELLKGSRNVYFADSPCAGGILEGLQHYRFMDESPGE; this is encoded by the coding sequence GGGCTGATCCGGTCCAAAAACCTGGAAATGGGTCGGGATGCCGATACCGGCGGCCAGGTAAAATATGTCATCGAACTGGCAGAAAATCTCAGCCAGCGGGAAGATATCGGGCGTGTGGACCTGTTCACCCGTTTGATTGCCGACAAGCGGGTTTCGTCGGACTACAGCGCTCCCATTGAACCGGTCAACGACAAGTTTCGCATCGTACGGATCCAGTGCGGCGGCCGCAAATACCTTCGCAAGGAACGGCTCTGGCCGCATCTGGAAGAGTATGTGGACAAGACCATCAAATTCATCAAGCGCAACGATTCCATCCCGGATATCGTCCACGGCCACTATCCCGATGCCGGCTACGTGGCCATGCAGCTGGCCGATATCCTGGGCCTTCCGTTCGTTTACACCGGCCACTCCCTCGGCCGGGCCAAAAAGGCACGGCTGTCGGATCAGGGAATGAGCGAGACCGAAATGATTCGCCGATTCAAGATCGATCAGCGCATTGACACCGAAGAGCAGATCCTGGTCCGGGCGGATCGGGTCGTCACCAGTACCCTGCACGAGATCGACGAGCAGTACGGCCTGTATCACAACAAGGATGTTCCGGAATATCAGGTGATTCCGCCAGGCATCGACATCGACACCTTCTATCCTTACTACCACGACACGGAGGACGATACCGAGCGATCGGAGATGAGCCGCTACGCCCGCGCATCCATGCTTAAAGAGCTGAACCGGTTTTTCATGAATCCGGAAAAACCCCTGATCCTTGCGCTCAGCCGGCCGGACAAGCGCAAGAACATCGATGGTCTGGTCGAAGCCTATGGCATGGATCTGGAGCTTCAGAGCATGGCCAACCTGGCCATATTCGCCGGATTGCGGAAAGACATCGACGCCATGGCGGAAAACGAGAAGGAAGTTCTCACCCAGATGCTGCTGGACATGGATAAATACGATCTGTACGGAAAAATGGCCATTCCCAAGAAGCACGATTTCGAATACGAGGTGCCGGCCCTGTACCGCATCGCGGCCGAGAAAGGCGGCGTTTTCATCAATCCGGCGCTGACCGAACCGTTCGGCCTGACCCTGCTCGAGGCCTCGGCCAGCGGCGTCCCCATTGTGGCCACCAACGACGGAGGACCCAACGATATCGTTCGCAACTGCAAAAACGGAGTTCTCGTGGATGTCCGCGATTTGTCCCGGATCAGCGGCGCTCTGAGGAAAATTATTGCCGACCGGGCGCTGTGGGACCGCTATTCGAGAAACGGAATCCTCAACGTGCGCAAGCACTACACCTGGCAAAGCCACGCCGCCGCCTATGCAGAAACCATCGGATCTCTGATCGGCGACGGCCAGAAAGCCGACCTGAAAACGGCCAATCCAACCGATGCCTTGGGGAAATGGTTGATCCGCCTCGACCGCTTTTTGATCACCGATATCGACAATACCTTGATCGGTGACGACAATACCCGACTTGCCGAACTGATCGATTTTTTAGAGCGGCACCGGGATCGGATCGGTTTCGGGGTGGCCACAGGCCGAACCTCCGATTCGGCCCGGAAAATCCTCAAGGAATACGGCGTCCCCCGGCCAGATGTGATCATCTGCTCGGTGGGCAGCGCCCTGTTTTACGGCGACAAAACCAAGCCTACTCCCGGATGGGCCAGTCATATCGCCAATCGCTGGAATCGGGAGAAAATCATCGAACTGCTGGACGACATCGATTTTCTGGAATTCCAGGAAGAGGAGAATCAGAAGCGTTTCAAAGTCAGCTATTACATGGACCCGGGCAAAGACCGCCTGGCTGCCGTCCACGACCGACTTCTCGCACATCGCTGCCGCTACAACCTGATCTACAGCCATGACCGCTACCTGGATATCCTGCCGTTTCGGGCCTCCAAAGGCAAGGCGATCCGCTATCTGAGCTACCGCTGGGAGATTCCCCTGAGAAATTTCCTGGTCTGCGGCGATTCGGGCAACGACGAAGAAATGCTGCGGGGAGAGCCCCGCGCCGTCGTGGTGAGCAATTACAGCCATGAACTGGAGCTGCTCAAGGGCAGCCGGAATGTTTATTTTGCCGACAGCCCCTGCGCCGGCGGCATCCTTGAGGGCTTGCAGCACTACCGGTTTATGGATGAAAGTCCTGGAGAATGA